In Amycolatopsis methanolica 239, a single genomic region encodes these proteins:
- a CDS encoding fumarylacetoacetate hydrolase family protein: MKLATIRTETGTAAVRVDADVAVELGAPDLGAFLNRPGWKALAEKADGPRHDLDGLDYAPVVPRPEKIFCVGLNYRTHILEMGRELPAYPALFAKFARALVGANDPVVLPAGSEQVDWEAELGVVIGAEVRHASPEKAAAAIAGYTVVNDVTARDFQYRSVEWLQGKTFERSTPVGPWLVTDARPGEISCTVDGDIVQKADTGDLVFDAAALVAYISQIVTLVPGDLIATGTPGGVGHARKPPRYLAEGSKVVTRVEGVGELHNTMIKEF; the protein is encoded by the coding sequence GTGAAGCTCGCGACCATTCGCACCGAGACCGGCACCGCCGCCGTGCGGGTCGACGCCGACGTGGCCGTGGAGCTCGGCGCGCCCGACCTGGGTGCCTTTCTGAACCGGCCGGGCTGGAAGGCACTCGCGGAGAAGGCCGACGGGCCGCGCCACGACCTGGACGGGCTCGACTACGCCCCGGTGGTTCCGCGACCGGAGAAGATCTTCTGCGTCGGGCTGAACTACCGCACCCACATCTTGGAGATGGGGCGCGAGCTGCCGGCCTACCCGGCGCTGTTCGCCAAGTTCGCTCGCGCCCTGGTCGGGGCCAACGACCCGGTGGTGCTGCCCGCCGGTTCCGAGCAGGTGGACTGGGAGGCCGAGCTCGGCGTGGTGATCGGTGCCGAAGTCCGGCACGCGAGCCCGGAAAAGGCCGCCGCCGCGATCGCCGGGTACACCGTCGTCAACGACGTGACCGCCCGCGACTTCCAGTACCGGTCGGTGGAGTGGCTGCAGGGCAAGACGTTCGAACGCAGCACCCCGGTCGGACCGTGGCTGGTGACCGATGCCCGGCCCGGTGAGATCAGCTGCACCGTCGACGGTGACATCGTCCAGAAGGCTGACACCGGCGACCTGGTGTTCGACGCGGCGGCCCTGGTCGCCTACATCTCGCAGATCGTCACGCTGGTCCCCGGCGACCTCATCGCCACCGGCACGCCCGGCGGCGTGGGGCACGCCCGCAAGCCTCCGCGTTACCTCGCCGAAGGCTCGAAGGTGGTCACGCGCGTCGAGGGCGTCGGTGAGCTGCACAACACGATGATCAAGGAGTTCTGA
- a CDS encoding acetate--CoA ligase family protein: MTSTLPVGQRTDCALAPMFTPRGIAVVGASRTPGKLGATMARSLASFADGGGHLALVNGRDETMHPSLGAATGAGPVDLAMICVPAAACPGVLAEAAQAGVRAAVICGGGFAEAGGAGIEHQEAVAQVVRETGIRVLGPNTSGFLAPHAGVTASFVPGVAGIRPGRVAVVAASGGVNHAVSFLLTEAGHGISLAVGLGNGVDVTAPDILDYLAEDPHTGAVALHVESVADGPRLVESVRCLARKRPVVALVVGQHDVGAFAASHTGALATSWRTTRAALAQAGAVLVADERELVDAVGALAVTRARPADDPGVGVVTAQAGPGLLLLDDLRGRRVQVPELEEETQRRLAELLPPLTFQRNPVDTGRPGPELGEILATVAADPGVDVIAGYALHEPDAVNLAEAARRGLTREVPVVFGVGGSGEEVAAERRALLDAGIAVAADARGVATATGALIADAAARARDGVTTAPVPVPSGISGPHDENQAKDVLGRLGIATTPRRVCANRADAHAALRELGGQVAVKILDATVLHKTEIGGVHLNVRTPDELDSALDALDAAGARRYLVEAMAPSGVDLVLGARRDPVFGPIVLFGLGGTTAEALADVAIRLAPLSPAEAAAMPDELAGRALLEAWRGGPVLDAKELGAVVSALGHLLVDNPGLDEIEINPLRLTRDGLVALDAVIIPREADDAQPDQ, translated from the coding sequence GTGACCAGCACACTCCCGGTCGGGCAGCGGACCGATTGCGCACTGGCCCCGATGTTCACTCCTCGCGGCATCGCCGTGGTCGGTGCGTCGAGGACCCCGGGCAAGCTGGGCGCGACGATGGCGCGTTCACTGGCTTCGTTCGCCGACGGCGGCGGGCACCTGGCACTGGTCAACGGCCGCGACGAGACGATGCACCCGTCGCTGGGCGCCGCGACCGGAGCGGGCCCGGTGGACCTGGCGATGATCTGCGTCCCCGCCGCCGCGTGTCCCGGTGTCCTCGCCGAGGCCGCGCAGGCCGGGGTGCGTGCCGCGGTGATCTGCGGTGGCGGGTTCGCCGAAGCCGGTGGCGCGGGCATCGAGCACCAGGAGGCCGTGGCGCAGGTGGTGCGGGAGACCGGGATCCGCGTGCTGGGCCCGAACACGAGCGGGTTCCTGGCGCCGCACGCGGGGGTCACGGCCAGCTTCGTGCCGGGCGTGGCGGGGATCCGCCCGGGCCGGGTCGCGGTGGTGGCGGCCAGCGGCGGTGTCAACCACGCGGTGTCGTTCCTGCTGACCGAGGCCGGTCACGGGATCAGCCTCGCCGTGGGACTGGGCAACGGGGTCGATGTCACCGCACCGGACATCCTGGACTACCTGGCCGAGGATCCGCACACCGGCGCGGTCGCGCTGCACGTCGAGTCGGTCGCCGACGGTCCCCGGCTGGTGGAGTCGGTGCGGTGCCTGGCCCGCAAGCGCCCGGTCGTGGCCCTGGTGGTGGGGCAACACGATGTCGGCGCCTTCGCCGCCTCCCACACCGGTGCGCTGGCAACCTCGTGGCGCACCACCCGGGCGGCCCTGGCCCAAGCCGGCGCGGTGCTGGTCGCCGACGAGCGCGAGCTGGTCGACGCGGTCGGCGCGCTGGCCGTCACGCGAGCCCGGCCCGCGGACGATCCCGGTGTCGGCGTGGTCACCGCGCAGGCCGGCCCCGGCCTGCTGCTGCTCGACGACCTGCGCGGACGCCGTGTTCAGGTGCCGGAGCTGGAGGAGGAGACCCAGCGCAGGCTCGCGGAGCTGTTGCCTCCGTTGACGTTCCAGCGCAACCCGGTGGACACCGGCCGTCCCGGGCCGGAGCTGGGCGAGATCCTCGCCACCGTCGCCGCCGACCCCGGTGTCGACGTGATCGCCGGGTACGCGCTGCACGAGCCCGACGCCGTGAACCTGGCGGAGGCGGCACGTCGTGGCCTCACCCGAGAGGTGCCGGTCGTGTTCGGCGTCGGCGGCAGCGGCGAAGAGGTTGCCGCGGAACGCCGGGCGCTGCTGGACGCCGGGATCGCGGTCGCGGCGGACGCGCGCGGCGTCGCCACGGCGACGGGCGCGCTGATCGCCGACGCAGCGGCACGTGCCCGCGACGGCGTAACAACTGCGCCGGTGCCGGTTCCGTCCGGAATCAGCGGCCCTCACGACGAGAACCAGGCCAAGGACGTGCTCGGCCGGCTCGGGATCGCGACCACGCCGCGACGGGTCTGCGCGAACCGGGCGGACGCGCACGCCGCGCTGCGGGAACTCGGTGGCCAGGTGGCGGTGAAGATCCTCGACGCCACCGTCCTGCACAAGACCGAGATCGGCGGCGTGCACTTGAACGTGCGCACCCCGGACGAGCTCGACTCCGCACTGGACGCGCTCGACGCTGCCGGAGCGCGGCGTTACCTGGTCGAGGCGATGGCGCCGTCCGGTGTGGACCTGGTGCTCGGCGCGCGGCGGGATCCGGTGTTCGGGCCGATCGTGCTGTTCGGACTGGGCGGTACGACGGCCGAAGCGCTCGCCGATGTCGCGATCCGGCTGGCGCCGCTCAGCCCGGCCGAGGCCGCGGCGATGCCGGACGAACTGGCCGGCCGCGCCCTGCTCGAGGCGTGGCGTGGTGGTCCCGTGCTCGACGCGAAAGAGCTGGGTGCGGTCGTCAGCGCCCTCGGGCACCTGCTGGTGGACAACCCCGGCCTCGACGAGATCGAAATCAACCCGCTGCGGCTGACCCGCGACGGCCTCGTCGCGCTGGACGCCGTGATCATCCCCAGGGAGGCCGACGATGCCCAGCCCGATCAGTGA
- a CDS encoding PaaX family transcriptional regulator C-terminal domain-containing protein: MKARSLVFDLFGDYLRYRGGEVRLRHLVALMACFDVPEPTVRVVAARLRKEGWLSSRKEGRETVYELTGAAWELLDEGRDRIFDRARGPWDGQWHMVLYSVPESERAVREQLRKKLAWFGFGPLSASVWVSPHDRAPRIREAFADEPSVRLDIFRSRSAGLEEDRDIAARAWELGELDRDYAELLRRYRPRLGRYRSGNLTGRHALTERMRLVHDYRRFPFRDPDLPPELLPEGWRGRQAHEVFLEAHGLLRGAAEAYVDELLGTDRVVVEQPG, translated from the coding sequence GTGAAGGCACGGTCATTGGTGTTCGACCTGTTCGGCGACTACTTGCGCTACCGGGGCGGGGAGGTGCGCCTGCGGCACCTGGTCGCCCTGATGGCGTGCTTCGACGTCCCGGAGCCCACGGTGCGCGTGGTGGCGGCCCGGCTGCGCAAGGAGGGGTGGCTGAGCAGTCGGAAGGAGGGGCGCGAGACCGTCTACGAGCTGACGGGCGCCGCGTGGGAACTGCTGGACGAGGGCCGCGATCGCATCTTCGACCGGGCGCGTGGCCCGTGGGACGGGCAGTGGCACATGGTGCTGTATTCGGTGCCGGAGTCCGAGCGCGCGGTGCGTGAGCAGCTGCGCAAGAAGCTCGCGTGGTTCGGGTTCGGCCCGCTGTCCGCGTCGGTCTGGGTGAGCCCGCACGACAGGGCGCCGCGCATCCGCGAGGCCTTCGCCGACGAGCCTTCGGTGCGTCTGGACATCTTCCGGTCGCGATCGGCCGGCCTGGAGGAGGACCGGGACATCGCCGCGCGGGCCTGGGAGCTGGGCGAGCTGGACCGGGACTACGCGGAGCTCCTGCGGCGGTACCGCCCCCGGCTGGGCCGGTACCGCTCGGGAAACCTGACCGGTCGGCACGCGCTGACCGAGCGCATGCGGCTGGTGCACGACTACCGGCGCTTCCCGTTCCGCGACCCGGATCTGCCGCCGGAGCTGCTGCCCGAAGGCTGGCGCGGCCGGCAGGCCCACGAGGTGTTCCTGGAGGCGCACGGCCTGCTCCGGGGTGCCGCCGAGGCCTACGTGGACGAGCTGCTGGGCACCGACAGGGTCGTGGTCGAGCAGCCGGGCTGA
- a CDS encoding alpha/beta fold hydrolase, giving the protein MTSTAPAGITHGQTTSADGTALGYFRRGSGPALVITHGSISTSDQWIPATEHLAGHFTCYVHDRRGRGRSGDTAAYDLAAEVADIAAMMAIAGPGAHLLGHSYGALCTLAYAETHGVDGTLLLFEPPLAVDGPVAGAGLATYRTLVEAGDLEAALEFALVNFVRVPAEAVPEIRRTPLWESAVPLTPSWVRELEQIDSLGDDLTHYGAITTPVHLIAGTATTPFLFESAHALTGVLPRSGITELPGLDHFAHLVDPVGFAAVVRGAIGR; this is encoded by the coding sequence ATGACCTCGACTGCCCCGGCCGGCATCACCCACGGCCAGACGACCTCGGCGGACGGCACGGCCCTCGGCTACTTCCGGCGTGGGTCCGGGCCCGCGCTCGTCATCACTCACGGCAGCATCTCCACTTCGGACCAGTGGATCCCGGCCACCGAGCACCTGGCCGGGCACTTCACCTGCTACGTCCACGACCGGCGGGGCCGCGGGCGCAGCGGCGACACCGCGGCGTACGACCTGGCGGCCGAGGTCGCCGATATCGCGGCGATGATGGCGATCGCCGGTCCGGGCGCGCACTTGCTCGGGCACTCCTACGGCGCGCTCTGCACGCTGGCCTACGCCGAGACCCACGGGGTCGACGGCACGCTGCTGCTGTTCGAACCGCCGCTCGCGGTGGACGGGCCGGTCGCCGGGGCGGGCCTGGCCACCTATCGCACGCTGGTCGAGGCCGGAGACCTGGAGGCGGCCCTGGAGTTCGCGCTGGTCAACTTCGTCCGGGTGCCCGCCGAGGCCGTCCCCGAGATCCGGCGGACGCCGCTGTGGGAGTCGGCGGTGCCGCTCACCCCGAGCTGGGTTCGGGAGCTCGAGCAGATCGACAGCCTCGGCGACGACCTCACCCACTACGGCGCCATCACGACACCGGTCCACCTGATCGCGGGCACGGCCACCACGCCGTTCCTCTTCGAGTCGGCGCACGCGCTTACCGGTGTGCTGCCCCGCTCGGGGATCACTGAGCTGCCTGGTCTGGACCACTTCGCGCACCTCGTCGACCCGGTCGGATTCGCCGCGGTCGTGCGCGGCGCCATCGGCCGGTGA
- a CDS encoding FAD-dependent monooxygenase, translated as MRVAVAGGGPGGLFLATLIRRADPSIEVTVFERNRADDTFGFGVVFSDCTLAGIHEADPVLREALTEHGRHWDEIEVRLKGARIRCGGNGMAAIVRKTLLALMQARARDAGAELRFSSEVALDDLVGYDLVVAADGTGSKIREQLEADLGVRVETATAKFIWFGTDYLFDGLTFVHERGPDGVFAVHGYPISAEVSTFIVETDEATWRRAGLDEFDTSQPPGVSDLKSKDYLEKLFADQIAGKRLLTNNSRWGNFRTRRTQRWHTLKPRPVVLLGDAVHTAHFSVGSGTKMAMEDAIALSRALTEHRNDLAAALAAYEEAAQPSVRKIQDSARPSLAWWEHFGQYYDTFQPWQFAYHFLSRSITDARLARRAPDFVEATHRAWVTEHGAEPLQAPFTAGGWSTPGRLVKVAVAADGTPVRVLGSTELPLQQGDGPWGAVIAAPKSEEDLPAVYEKLAATPGSPVLVAVHGGTPLTRTLVCERARMVEGIPALLVDPGMDRDQAVTAVLSGRADLIGGVA; from the coding sequence ATGCGCGTCGCCGTCGCGGGAGGCGGTCCCGGCGGGCTGTTCCTCGCCACGCTGATCCGGCGGGCCGACCCGTCGATCGAGGTCACCGTGTTCGAACGCAACCGGGCCGACGACACGTTCGGGTTCGGGGTGGTGTTCTCCGACTGCACCCTGGCCGGGATCCACGAGGCGGACCCGGTGCTGCGCGAGGCACTGACCGAGCACGGCCGGCACTGGGACGAGATCGAGGTGCGCCTCAAGGGCGCGCGGATCCGCTGCGGTGGCAACGGGATGGCCGCGATCGTCCGCAAGACGCTGCTCGCGCTGATGCAAGCCCGCGCCCGGGATGCCGGTGCGGAGCTGCGGTTTTCCAGCGAGGTCGCGCTGGACGACCTGGTCGGCTACGACCTCGTGGTCGCGGCCGACGGAACCGGGTCGAAGATCCGCGAGCAGCTGGAGGCGGATCTCGGCGTGCGGGTGGAGACCGCGACGGCGAAGTTCATCTGGTTCGGCACCGACTACCTCTTCGACGGGCTGACCTTCGTGCACGAGCGCGGCCCGGACGGGGTGTTCGCCGTGCACGGGTACCCGATCTCGGCCGAGGTGTCGACGTTCATCGTGGAGACCGACGAGGCGACCTGGCGGCGTGCCGGGCTGGATGAGTTCGACACGTCCCAGCCGCCCGGCGTGAGCGACCTGAAGTCCAAGGACTACCTGGAAAAGCTGTTCGCGGACCAGATCGCGGGGAAGCGGCTGCTCACCAACAACTCGCGCTGGGGCAACTTCCGCACCCGCCGCACTCAGCGGTGGCACACCCTGAAGCCGCGGCCGGTGGTTCTGCTCGGCGACGCCGTGCACACCGCGCACTTCTCGGTGGGTTCGGGAACGAAAATGGCGATGGAGGACGCGATCGCGCTGTCCCGCGCGCTCACCGAACACCGGAACGACCTCGCCGCCGCGCTGGCCGCCTACGAGGAGGCCGCGCAGCCGTCGGTGCGGAAGATCCAGGACTCGGCGCGGCCGAGCCTGGCATGGTGGGAGCACTTCGGCCAGTACTACGACACCTTCCAGCCGTGGCAGTTCGCCTACCACTTCCTGTCCCGCAGCATCACCGACGCCCGGCTGGCCCGGCGCGCCCCCGACTTCGTCGAGGCCACGCACCGGGCGTGGGTGACCGAACACGGCGCCGAGCCCCTGCAGGCGCCCTTCACCGCGGGCGGCTGGTCCACCCCGGGGCGGCTGGTCAAGGTCGCTGTCGCCGCGGACGGAACCCCGGTTCGCGTTCTGGGCTCCACCGAGCTGCCGCTGCAGCAGGGGGACGGCCCGTGGGGCGCGGTCATCGCGGCGCCGAAGTCCGAAGAGGACCTGCCCGCCGTGTACGAGAAGCTGGCCGCGACGCCGGGCTCGCCGGTGCTCGTCGCCGTGCACGGCGGAACACCGCTCACCCGCACCCTGGTGTGCGAGCGCGCCCGGATGGTCGAGGGGATCCCGGCCCTGCTGGTCGATCCCGGCATGGACCGGGACCAGGCCGTGACCGCCGTCCTGTCCGGCCGCGCCGACCTGATCGGGGGTGTGGCGTGA
- a CDS encoding (2,3-dihydroxybenzoyl)adenylate synthase, with product MPSPISDHTVPWPDADAERFVEAGYWAGAPLGDLLRGVAERTKDAPALIDAADGTRLSHAELTERADAAAVRLLDLGLARGHRLIMQLGNGWEFVVLTLACLRAGIVPVMALTAHRRTELTYLARHAEATAIAVPDVLRDFDHQVLAHELGPAVREVTGEAWHVLVAGENLAPGSVDLRALCGPSTDPAADRARLDGAGPDSRDVAVFLLSGGTTGLPKLIARTHDDYAYNARIAVEYAALGPDAVYLVSLPAGHNFPLACPGILGTLLAGGRVVMLPSPEPVRAFATIAAEGVTHTAVVPAVAARWLEHAAEHGAGELTSLRVLQVGGARLADNLAHRIKPTLGTRLQQVFGMAEGLLNVTRLDDDEEVICTTQGRPVSPADEVRLVDAFDIDVPPGEPGSLLTRGPYTPRGYYKAAEQNTRAFTADGWYRSGDICRMTPEGNLIVEGRDKDMINRGGEKISAEEVENLVYQLPSVRQVAAVAMPDPVLGERVCLYVVPKPGATITLDEIRESMERLGVAKFKLPEHLVLVDELKSTKVGKIDKKALRADIADRLSPGVTA from the coding sequence ATGCCCAGCCCGATCAGTGACCACACCGTCCCCTGGCCCGACGCCGACGCCGAGCGTTTCGTCGAGGCCGGCTACTGGGCGGGGGCCCCGCTCGGAGACCTGCTGCGAGGGGTCGCCGAACGCACCAAGGATGCGCCCGCGCTCATCGACGCCGCGGACGGCACCCGCCTGAGCCACGCCGAGCTGACCGAGCGGGCGGACGCGGCCGCGGTGCGCCTGCTCGACCTGGGGCTCGCCCGCGGCCACCGGCTGATCATGCAGCTGGGCAACGGGTGGGAGTTCGTGGTGCTCACCCTGGCCTGCCTGCGCGCCGGGATCGTGCCGGTGATGGCGCTGACCGCGCACCGCCGCACCGAGCTGACCTACCTCGCCCGCCACGCCGAGGCCACCGCGATCGCCGTACCCGACGTGCTGCGCGACTTCGACCACCAGGTTCTGGCCCACGAGCTGGGCCCGGCGGTGCGGGAAGTGACCGGCGAGGCGTGGCACGTGCTCGTCGCGGGGGAGAACCTTGCCCCGGGCAGCGTGGACCTGCGCGCTCTCTGCGGCCCGAGCACGGACCCGGCCGCCGACCGGGCGCGGCTGGACGGGGCCGGGCCGGACAGCCGGGACGTCGCGGTGTTCCTGCTCTCCGGCGGCACCACCGGGCTGCCCAAGCTGATCGCCCGCACCCACGACGACTACGCCTACAACGCCCGCATCGCAGTCGAGTACGCCGCGCTCGGCCCGGACGCGGTCTACCTGGTCAGCCTGCCGGCCGGCCACAACTTCCCGCTGGCCTGCCCGGGCATCCTCGGCACGCTGCTCGCGGGCGGACGGGTCGTCATGCTGCCCTCGCCGGAACCGGTGCGGGCCTTCGCCACGATCGCGGCCGAAGGCGTCACCCACACCGCGGTCGTCCCCGCGGTTGCCGCGCGGTGGCTCGAACACGCCGCCGAGCACGGCGCCGGTGAACTGACGAGCCTGCGGGTCCTGCAGGTCGGCGGGGCGCGGCTGGCCGACAACCTCGCTCACCGAATCAAGCCCACGCTGGGCACGAGGCTGCAGCAGGTGTTCGGCATGGCCGAGGGACTGCTCAACGTCACCCGGCTCGACGACGACGAGGAGGTCATCTGCACCACGCAGGGCCGCCCGGTCTCACCCGCCGACGAGGTGCGCCTGGTCGACGCCTTCGACATCGACGTCCCGCCCGGCGAGCCCGGCTCGCTGCTCACCCGCGGCCCCTACACCCCCCGCGGCTACTACAAAGCCGCCGAGCAGAACACCCGCGCCTTCACCGCCGACGGCTGGTACCGCTCCGGTGACATCTGCCGGATGACACCCGAGGGCAACCTGATCGTCGAGGGCCGGGACAAGGACATGATCAACCGCGGCGGGGAAAAGATTTCCGCCGAGGAGGTGGAAAACCTCGTCTACCAGCTCCCGTCGGTGCGCCAGGTCGCCGCCGTCGCGATGCCGGACCCGGTGCTTGGCGAACGGGTCTGCCTCTACGTCGTGCCCAAGCCCGGCGCCACCATCACGCTGGACGAGATCCGCGAGTCCATGGAGCGGCTCGGGGTCGCGAAGTTCAAGCTGCCCGAGCACCTGGTGCTGGTCGACGAGCTGAAATCCACCAAGGTCGGCAAGATCGACAAGAAGGCGCTGCGCGCCGACATCGCCGACCGGCTCTCCCCGGGCGTCACGGCGTGA
- a CDS encoding MFS transporter translates to MSVPTDTPHRSGLVVVGLCFLTIVFDGYDLIVYGSAVPSLLAEPGWSLGPAQAGAIGSYALMGMLIGALGAGALTDQAGRRRIMLAGITWFSVMMVACALAPNAGLLGLFRFLAGLGLGGVIPSAIALTVEYAPRGRRQLYNALMFVGYSVGGVLAAVCALALAADHGWRPLMAIGAAPLLIVLPLAWRFLPESVSYLLAKGRDGDALIQARRYGVDLDAVRAELSVATPRVSAGPRTLFQRGSLTATLLFGAASFCGLLLVYGLNTWLPQLMRQAGYPLGSALAFLLVLNLGAIVGGVLASLLADRFGPKPVTVSAFLLATVCLLVLSQRVNEAVLFAAVGVAGLGSVGTQILVNGFVAVHYPAPVRATALGWALGVGRAGAIVGPLFGGWVLASGIGFEWNFYGFAVPALAGALLIGLIPRALRRRTATTASELTVRTETT, encoded by the coding sequence ATGTCAGTGCCGACTGACACGCCTCATCGATCCGGTCTGGTCGTCGTGGGTCTGTGTTTTCTCACGATCGTCTTCGACGGCTACGACCTCATCGTCTACGGCTCGGCGGTGCCGAGCCTCCTCGCCGAGCCGGGCTGGTCCCTGGGGCCGGCGCAGGCCGGCGCCATCGGCAGTTACGCCCTGATGGGCATGCTGATCGGTGCGCTGGGCGCTGGCGCGCTCACCGACCAGGCCGGCCGCCGCCGGATCATGCTGGCCGGCATCACCTGGTTCTCGGTGATGATGGTGGCCTGCGCGCTGGCCCCCAACGCCGGACTGCTTGGGCTGTTCCGCTTCCTGGCCGGGCTCGGGCTGGGCGGCGTCATCCCCAGCGCGATCGCGCTGACTGTCGAGTACGCGCCCCGAGGGCGGCGGCAGCTGTACAACGCGCTGATGTTCGTCGGCTACTCGGTCGGCGGCGTGCTCGCCGCGGTGTGCGCCCTGGCGCTGGCCGCCGACCACGGGTGGCGGCCGCTGATGGCGATCGGCGCCGCGCCGCTGTTGATCGTGCTGCCGCTGGCCTGGCGGTTCCTGCCCGAATCGGTGAGCTACCTGCTGGCGAAGGGCCGCGACGGCGACGCGCTGATCCAGGCCCGGCGCTACGGCGTCGACCTCGACGCGGTCCGCGCTGAGCTGAGCGTTGCCACCCCGCGGGTTTCGGCCGGGCCTCGAACGTTGTTCCAGCGGGGCTCCCTGACGGCGACGCTGCTGTTCGGCGCCGCGAGCTTCTGCGGACTGTTGCTGGTCTACGGGCTCAACACCTGGCTGCCGCAGCTGATGCGCCAGGCCGGCTACCCCCTGGGCTCGGCGCTGGCCTTCCTGCTGGTGCTCAACCTCGGCGCGATCGTGGGCGGCGTGCTGGCGTCCCTGCTGGCCGACCGGTTCGGCCCCAAACCCGTGACCGTGTCGGCGTTCCTGCTCGCCACGGTGTGCCTGCTGGTGCTGAGCCAACGCGTAAACGAGGCGGTGCTGTTCGCGGCGGTGGGTGTTGCGGGCCTGGGCAGCGTCGGCACGCAGATCCTGGTGAACGGGTTCGTGGCCGTGCACTACCCGGCCCCGGTCCGGGCCACGGCCCTGGGCTGGGCGCTCGGGGTGGGCCGGGCCGGCGCGATCGTGGGCCCGCTGTTCGGCGGCTGGGTGCTGGCCTCGGGCATCGGCTTCGAGTGGAACTTCTACGGCTTCGCGGTGCCCGCGCTGGCGGGCGCGCTGCTGATCGGCCTCATCCCGCGTGCGCTGCGGCGCCGCACCGCCACCACGGCGAGTGAACTGACTGTGCGAACGGAGACGACATGA
- a CDS encoding cupin domain-containing protein — translation MTSTVPEITPEEQAQLDELYAAFDAASMTPLWTQIGGLMPTTPRPDAVPALWRWSTLLPLAERAGELVPVGRGGERRAIALTNPGLPGTPYATPTLWAAIQYLGPREEAPAHRHVQTAFRFVVDGEGVWTNVEGDPVAMRRGDLLLTPGMHFHEHHNTTDKPMAWIDGLDIPLVRYLDAGFFEFGPDELSTKETPRASRNERLWGHPGLTPVGAPAPKASPLMAYRWEHTDAALRAQLELEDEGHPGVVEPGHAVVRFTNPATAGDCLSTIRCEMHRLRAGTRTAAVRTAGSAVWQVFEGSGVVTVGPERYEVGKGDLFAVPSWAPLSFDSEAGLDAFRFSDDPVFEALRLGRTAREDITA, via the coding sequence ATGACCTCGACCGTTCCGGAGATCACCCCGGAGGAGCAGGCGCAGCTCGACGAGCTGTACGCCGCCTTCGATGCGGCGAGCATGACTCCGCTGTGGACGCAGATCGGCGGTCTTATGCCGACCACCCCGCGGCCGGACGCGGTGCCTGCGCTGTGGCGCTGGTCGACACTGCTGCCGCTGGCCGAACGGGCGGGCGAGCTCGTCCCGGTCGGGCGCGGCGGAGAGCGTCGCGCGATCGCCCTGACCAACCCGGGGCTGCCCGGCACTCCGTACGCCACTCCGACACTGTGGGCGGCGATCCAGTACCTCGGCCCGCGCGAGGAGGCTCCGGCACACCGTCATGTGCAGACGGCGTTCCGTTTCGTGGTTGACGGCGAGGGTGTCTGGACCAACGTGGAGGGTGATCCGGTCGCGATGCGGCGGGGTGACCTGCTGCTGACCCCGGGCATGCACTTCCACGAGCACCACAACACCACGGACAAGCCGATGGCGTGGATCGACGGGCTGGACATCCCGCTCGTGCGTTACCTCGACGCCGGCTTCTTCGAGTTCGGTCCCGACGAACTGTCCACGAAGGAGACCCCCCGGGCCTCGCGCAACGAGCGGCTGTGGGGCCACCCCGGCCTGACCCCGGTCGGCGCACCCGCTCCGAAGGCGTCCCCGCTGATGGCTTACCGCTGGGAGCACACTGACGCCGCGCTGCGCGCGCAGCTGGAGCTCGAGGACGAGGGCCACCCTGGCGTTGTCGAACCCGGGCACGCTGTCGTTCGTTTCACCAATCCAGCCACCGCGGGGGACTGCTTGTCCACGATCCGCTGTGAAATGCACCGGTTGCGCGCGGGCACCCGGACTGCGGCGGTCCGTACCGCGGGTTCGGCCGTGTGGCAGGTGTTCGAAGGTTCGGGCGTCGTGACCGTCGGTCCCGAGCGCTACGAGGTGGGCAAGGGTGACCTGTTCGCCGTCCCGTCCTGGGCGCCGCTGTCCTTCGACAGCGAGGCCGGGCTGGACGCCTTCCGTTTCTCCGACGACCCCGTGTTCGAGGCGCTGCGCCTCGGCCGCACTGCCCGAGAGGACATCACCGCGTGA